Below is a genomic region from Equus caballus isolate H_3958 breed thoroughbred chromosome X, TB-T2T, whole genome shotgun sequence.
ACTTGGCGTCCACAGCTTGGCACACAAAGAGCTCTCTGTCGTTTTCTAACTCACTGATGTATTCTCGCCTAAGGGTCACTGAGTGCGTCTTATTTTTGGTGAAATTGCTCTCTCTTCCTTGCGATCGCTACAGTTTGGTGATTGCCTGTTCTAACTTGTCAGTACTCTCTGATTGTTCATCCTGGAATCTATGGAAGGATGGTCCAGCCTTTGagacagaagggaaaagaaaccCTTTAACTCAGAGGTGCAGCTCTGGGCAGGATTCAGGGCTGAGCACTAGgcttttccttacttccctgttTTTAGATAAATTATATTTCTGGCCGCTAAATATTCTACCTTGAGAAAATTTGATGCACTCCAATCCTGGAGGAGTTTATCGGAAACGTTCTGAGTTGTAAGTCTCCTGGTCTGATCCTTCTGTTCTAATGAGAATTTCCCCTGGTCCACTGGGGTTGATGCTGTTTCTCATCTTTCATGATTCCTTTGGGGTTCCTCAGTCCTCTGTGAAAGATGTTGGGGTACAAAGATTACAGCAAGGTGTTAAGCAGATGATGACAGTTCCCTGCAGAACAATGTGTGTGGCGGGTAAAGAGTGAGTCTACTGCTCCATCCCTTTCCCTCTCCATGCCCAATGCCTCCTGGATAATCTAAACTACTTTCTTACCTCCTAAACCAATGACAGAGAAGTACAGCGCTGCTTCAAAGATACCAGAGGCCTTTGTTTTTGGTGGGTGATTCTTCTGCATCTGAAAATCTAATGCTTGGGTTTTTAATCCCAGCACAGGGTCAGGAAAACACTAAGAAGGAGCCGGGAGGGTTTAGATTTAGCAAGTGAGAGCTGGAACAGGATTTTTTCACAGCACTCTCAGAAAAAAATACGGCTGCCTtggttgtatttatttattttttgacttttttcagaGTAAAGAGGGTTGATATATTTAATTCAGTTTCTGAAGTCAGCATGAATAATCTGACTCCCCAAGGCAACCAAGAGAGGCTATACCAAATCTGTAATGTTCACGTAGGGTGCAGGTAGACAACCTGAACCAGCTTGACGATCAGCTCGTGGCTGAAACTTCTATATAACCTCCTCAACTTCCAGCCCAGCCCATTCTAGAGCAGCAGCCCATCTTTGCCGTTGCCAAGGTCAGTGGCCTTTGTGCAACCAGATTCACATCAACGTCCAGTAGGCCCTTTGAAGTGTTTAATTTTTCATGGCCAGTACTTACTAGGCCTTCCATGGTCAGGCAGAGGGGTAAATGTTTAGCTCCTGTTTATGTACTGTGCAAGGTACACAGAGAACTTTACAACTTGAGCAGGGCAACATTTTGCAATATTAACTGACTTTTCCTCCCATATTTCCCTGTACTCCTCTGCATTTGCACAGTAAAATCAGTCAGCCAGCCATTCACTGGCtcaaggaaagcaaaaaagaTAGGTACTTCCACCCTCCCTCATGTTAGAAAGTTAACTACGTGCCAATGAAGCCTCACTAGGGCCCCTCCCTTAACACAATCTCAGTCTATGGACTCAGAGATAGCTTCCCCAACagcagaaattaaataaaactttcctgggagagaaagataaagaatttcGGATCTTGCATTGTTTCTAAGTCAATCCGTATTctgcaaaagcaacaaaaaacatCTCAAGTCCAGTTAGACATTCAGCTCCTGCCTCTCAATAGACTGATGACTGAGATTTGGGAAACTATTGATCCTAGACGGTTTATCATATAGTAACTGGCCCCTGATATGCACTTACAGTataaataactataaaaccatACAAGATTCATTAGGAGACTGTTTGGGGGCATTGGACAACAGGGAGTGCAGAATTGTGACCCTTGAGAGAAGGAAATCCATGAGATGAAACCAATGTTTGCCACAGCATGCTGCCTCGGCGCACATTCCAGATGGCGGCACAAGGAGGGAGGTGGAACATAAACAAAGCACAGGTGCCTTCACAAGTTGAGGAGATTGGGGTTTGCAGTTACCAAAGCACTTGAAATTGGCAGGTCTTATCCGGAGAGGAGGGAGTTGTTCTTGTCCTAGGCTGAGGGCAAGACTCCAAGAAGCCCATGACAGAGCAAGTACTGTGGGGCTGAGTGCAGAGAACGTGCTGAACCTTGTGGACGTTCAGGTCAGAGGACAGATGGGCCAGGCATTGGGAACAAAATACTCTGCCCTAGAACTAAGTTAAAAACTGATACGTACCTACCCTCACAAATAATGAAAGCAAGACTGACAGGATGCAAAGGACCCAACAGTAGCTTAACTGGCTGcgagaacaaaattgaaaaccttTATGGAATATGACACAGTCCAAATTTCAAACAATGCCTCATTCACGATGTTCtccacaaaacaaaagaaacttctAGACATACCACGAAGCAGGAAAAAGTGAACCAGAACCGACAAAACCAGCAATTAATGAAAACCGACCTCAAGATTTGTAAACTGTTGGAATTAGcagaaaagttgaagaaaaacaTGCCCAAGTCTTCCTTCTCCCATCCTCACCACCACAACTATCACCACTGATCCATGTGAATCTGAGACTTGTttaataacttgctcaaggtcgcaCAGCCAGTAGTggggccaggattcaaacccagagaaTTTTTCCCACTACACTGGTGTTAGTGATCATTTTTGATGCACAAACCTCTTTCATACTTAGatgttttgaaaatagtttcctcattttgcatgatattaaatgaaataataatagagTACAATTTATTTTACATCAGACGTTTTATGAGTTCATTTTTAATGCAATCCCATAAACAGAGAGACAGTATGGTTTATCCACTCCCCACCCAGTGCTGTTTGTccctcttcctttactttttgtcTCAGTGGGCCTCGAATGGAGACGTCGAATTCGGATTCTTGCCTGGTAAGGGGCTTTTAGACTTTCTGGCATGAAGAACACTTGCCTCAAATGGCTGCCATGACCTGGCACGGGTTGGCAGTGTGGTCCACGCATCACCTCATGTGTGAACTTAGATGCTGTTTTACGAAGAATGTAATATGCGCGCCACAGTCCCTCAAAGGAAATTTACAAGGCTAACGCCCTCTgcaagtgtccttacaagaaatgGAAGGGAAACATGGCAGGGGAACCATGATAATCACTAGATCAGCCTCACCACCCTGAGACACCCACCTCTCCCACTTTAATAACAACCTCTCCCTGCAGGGGTCTTCCTGGGACTTGGGTTACTATGATGAAGGAAGGAGCACTGATCTGAGAACTGATGGTCACTAGCAACATacacaatgacaataataataactaacatctattgatcacttaccatgtgccaggcattgtggtAAGGGCTTTGCATGGACTCTCtcttttaattcttccaaccACATCATGAGTTAGGTTATTACTGACATTTCACAGAGGAAGTACCTCGAGttgaaaaagcaaaaggaatcCTCTTAAGTTCCCATGGCCAGAAGGTGGGGCACCTAGGATTTGTATCCAGCTCTGTCTCCAGAACCCTCATTCTTAATGACTATGCCCGTGTTTCCTGAACTTCAGTAATCATCTGTTTACCACCTTTATTCTTTTTGCCATATTTGATCATGGTAAATACCGTTATAATACCAAATGCCTCCaatcttcataaatatttcactTGCACGTATTATATCTTCGCTGAGGAATTTTAATTTGCTAATCTTACATTATATCCCCATTGTCTTGTTTAGAAGgcctaatattttcttttgaattagaTGGTTATACATcattaagtttattttaaaacaaaactttgtaTCACTACCGTAAATAGAAATCCCACATCACTTGTCAAAAATGACAAGTGgccataaaaacaaatttaagtaGGCACAGTGTATCATTTGTTAAAACATGATTAAATATGTGTTAAAAGTTTTAAATGGTTCATCCGATTGTACCACTGATCGTTTTATGTGCCATCTGGGTGTAACTTTGGTACATTTTGTCAATGTGAGAGAGTCTTCTGTAGCCCAATTCCTTCTggatatataaaaaaaaaatttaatttctggaTCTACAAAGTTGTGAATAATGGGGACTATACCAAGGCATTGACTTCCCCTGTGGGGAACCGACTGGATGGCAAGATGGCCTTCCTCATGCCTTTTCAAACTATGAGAACTGGCTTGTGAAAGTTTTCCTTTCCAACCCAGGGTACATGGATTCACTAGTGACCTGCATAGAGGCCATGTTAATTTCCTCTGTAGCCCCAGAGCCTTTCATAGTGTTTAGAGAACACAAAGttctccaataaatatttgccaaataaattTTCCTGAGTTTTGCAAATTCTGTTCCTTCTTCTTGGAATGTCACTCCCACAGCTTTGCTGGCTGATAAACTCCAACGCATCCTTAAAAACCAGGCACAAGTACTCCTGACTCCCTCAGGAACTTGTTTCCTCCTCTATGTTGTCATTGATATTAGCCATACCTCCATCATGAGTATTATTGTTTTGAGGCCTGTCTCCCTATCCAGACTCTGAACTTTTTCATAGCACTGACTGTTTCTAGCTCATCTTTTACTAAAGTTCTTCAGCTTCTATAGCACTGTTTATCCTTTTGTATAATGCCATGTATTGGGTCTTATTTTGCAATCTGAGTTGCAAGTTCTAGTGGTGTAAGGGAGGTGACCATCATTTTGTATGCCATATGATTCTTCAGCCATCAGCCCTGCTCCTAGAGCCCCACCAAGCCCTTCCACCATCACTCAGTTCTGGAGATTGCCAAAATGCTTAAGCCTCAGTTTAGCCTCTTTGTTCCCCCAGGTTTCAATCTCTGGACTCAGGAAGCTGATCAGCTACATTAAAGTCTAGATGTACTTTTtttctcagagagagaaagaacatcaCCTTCAGCTACTGTGTTGTCTCAAAATCAAACTATGAAAATTATTTGGGGGGCATATATCATCTTGCAGGTTTCTTATCAAATTCACTTTTGAACAAATTAATTCCTATCTAAAGTATTCCCAAATTTCTTTCAGTTCATTGTGGTAGATGCAAATGGGGAGGATATCAgagtaggaaggaagaaaaatggtgGTCCTTTGGAGATTTTGGCTTGATAAGAGGTTCAAAAGATGATATGTAACCCGCAAATATTCATCCAGCCTTCATTTTACTCTAACAGACGCCCCCACCAACCCCTTCATAGAGCAGAAAGCCTGAAGAGAAGAAAACCCATCCAGCCCATCCCCTCAACATCTCCATTGATCCTTGAAGCTCAGGAAAATTAAGTAACGTGCTCAAGCTCACTTAGCCAGTAAGTGGTGATTTCATTGTTCAGAAAATCTGATTATTTTTCATCACACTATCATTTTCTTATTCACAAATTCTTTTCACAATAGTCCTTTTTGGAAATGTTAATTCTTAAGAATCTTGTGAGACATTCAACTGAAAACGTCAGATAAGCAGTTGGATGAATGGATCTGGAGTTCATAGAAGAGTCCTGGGATGGAGATAAAGTTTGCAAGTcatcaatataaaaatgtttcaattctATTTCTGAGTTTGGTCATGTCTCACTGAGGACCCAAAGCAGAGaagcaataaagagaaatacGCAGCTAACACAGAAGGCTACAATGCAACAGATGAGAAAAGCTAAACAAAATTGATTTGGATCCATGGATCAAATGCTGTGGTCCCAGCAAAGagcttccttaagaaaaaaagaagaagaagaaaaagagagagagagaaagagaaaataagagtgGAAAGATTCCCAGAAAGATGTGCTATTGACTTGGAAAAGTACAAAAGAACACATCTCAGTCATATATCAATCTGTTATTTAAGCAAACAAACACTTCCTGTGTCATCTTGGAAGCACAGCACCGTATATGGCCTTAGGTAAGATCTCAGTAACTgcaaaaaatatattattcttaCTATTTTATGGAAGTAGTCTTGAGTGGAAAGGTAATAGGAATAATTTTGTCATGATGATGCATGCTGCAAAACTGCCCtcctcaaatattttattgattcaCATTCCTAATAGCAGTACATAAAAACACTCATTAACCACCTCCTTACCAAAACTggtatttaatctttttaaaatattgttgatTTGATTTAATCCTCTTTTTTAAGAGGATGAATTATTAACCCTCTCCACCTTCCCACTCACTCacctctgtaggggaggaagacatttcctctacctgctctgggtccttctggccagagaacgaattaaattcacatgagacagaataacaggagaaaattaaacaaagctttataacatgcatacatgggagaggctcaggcaaactgaccAACttcccaaaatggctgaagccactaccttaaatatcatcttcagctaaagacaaaggagaatgttgggggtgggagaagtCAGTTATGAGAGGtcaccagacaagtacagtaaacaagagtaagattattacacagatttaagtccttgccttccacattgattaagagtttctagagataaggtcatccccccttcttcctggtacagaaagggagacaccttcacagatggagatttcctttacaaatgtaaatgtctcttaacaaagggtaagaaAATTCtagttttcagagtttctttcctatctgcagtttttaaaaagtaaccagccccaaataatcctcatgccaaagagacataccttggggtggccaattccgaTCCCCCACACCTCCATGTACAGGAAAATggtagaatctaaaaaaattagtgaaattgGCAGTCTACTTCAGTGACAAAACTGTCTCCATTAAAGGCTGATGCAACTTACTGATGCAGCTTGGTGGAGCTAGAAAAAAAAACCACGCAATAATGGAGACAACTGCAACAAGGGAAAGTCAATACACCTTGCTAACTGAGGATGaaaaatttttatgtttgttaatagtgTGAATCATCTCAGAAGCAGCTTCTGTAGTTATGTAGTTACGCTTTGAAGTGGGGAGATAACCAGTACCAGGCATGGGCCAGGGATCTCTAGTTTTCCTCTTGTCTTATACCCCACAAATATTACGAACAGGCATGTTGGTTTACATAACAATTATCTTTAAATCTACACATAAATAAAGCTAATTTCTACCTGTGCTCTCAACAACTgcaataaaaagatataaaatatgtatCTTTTCCACACTGTTCAAACTCTAAGTTCCATACGTAGAGCATTAGTTTTTACAAgctagatttatatttttaaatatttgtttctattCAGAACACAATTTCTGTCAGAGATATTTGTCATTTCTAAAGGGTTTTGATGCCAGGACTTTTTTTTCGTTTGACATATGCAGTAAATAAGCTCATTTGGCTCTCTCAACTTTCATTTGATCCTCTTTCCAGTATGTTTTCCTATAGATTCTCTTACAGCCAGATTTCTGGATGCAAATTATCTTTTCCAATTAAGTGCATTCACACGACATTTAGAAGGCAGAATTTGGCTGGAGGCCATCTTATTGTAGCTTTTTGTTCTCAACTGCTCAAAAGTAAGGTTGTGAATTTGTTAGTATCCAATCTCTAGCTTTGTGTGTGTCAAGAAGTTAGTTTTAGTGCCAGGGGACAGATTCTAGGAGTAATTTCTCAAGGGTCATCCTAGAGTACACTCCTCTAGCTTTTCCAATAATTTTGATAACTTCTAATTCTCAGTGTTAAATCCCCTTCTGCACAACTggttgaaaaaacaaaattttgatgTCAAGCGGCTGATTCTTGCTGCTTTTGCCAAAGTCCTATAGGAAAGATGAACTCATGAGAAGTGGCTATGGTTATAAAGTGGCAGCCTAGCAGGAGACAAGTCTGTGGCCCCAAATTTTTCTTGAATATCACCTATAAAGTCTTACCTGTAAGACAATTACCATCAACTCAGAGGCAAAACTCAGACAGGCTTCCCATCCAAGTCTATCATTTTCAGATAGCTTCAAGTTATCCTCCACTAAGAGGAGGGAGTAAAAATAGGCAAAGCAGAAAGGCCAgcaaataaatattagaatttttcAGCACTAAAATATATGACTAGGAGAAGCACTTACAGAAGTGTAGAGTAAGGATCTCCAAAAACCTAGTCTTCCATAAAAGCAACAAGATTGTGCCAAAAATTATCACAATCAACTTTTCCAGAACTCTAGAAATGCAACCAAAGGCATGCAAAAATCTGAGGTATGTTTATGCAAGTAACATGGTCAAATCTCATTAAGATCAAAATAGAATATGAATTAGATAAAGGTTATCTAGAAAAACTGCAAGCAAATGtcaaacttaatggtgaaagagtGAATTCTTTCCCcttaaggtcaggaacaagacaaggttaCCCTTTCTTGCCACTTCTGTTCAAAATTGAACTGGAGGTTCTAGCCTGGATGATTAggcaaggaaataaaattaaaagatactcagattggaaaggaagaagcacaaCTAATCATGGATGACACGGTCCTGCatatagaaaattttaaggacTTTACATACAAAAAAAGCTGTTATAACTAATAAAGGAATTCAGAAAGGTTGTATGACATAGATAAgaactaatttaatttatatacagtaacaatgaacaatccaaaatgaaattaattacacaattccatttaaaacagcatcaaaaataatactttgtataagtttaacaaaagaagtgtaagacatacactgaaaactacaaattaaagaagagctaaataaatgggaagatatcccatgttcatggatcagaagacttaagaTAGTAATACTCCCCAAATtcatctacaaattcaatgcaattcctgtcaaaatcccagctgtcttttaaaatagaaattggtaaactgatcttaaaattcacatggaaatgcaagtGACCCAGAATAGCCTAGACAatattgcaaaagaaaaatatagttgGGAAagtcacacttcctaatttcacaACCTActataaatctacagtaatcaagacagtgtggaacTAGCATAAGGAGACATGGAGATAAATGTAATAGAATTGAAGGTCCAGAAATAATCCTTTACATTTATGGTTAATTGTTTTTTGACAAAGTGCCGAAACATTTCAATGGATAAAGAATAGTCTTTCCAAAATTgatgctgagacaactggatatctacacaCAAAAGACTGAAGTTGGGGGCGGGGCGCGTTGGGGCCGGGGCCCCTAGGAGGCCGGCTGCGGACGGGCCGAAGGTCGGAGCTCCCATGGTggagggcggcggccccggcgggcgggccgggccgggctggGGTCCGCAGTGCAGGTCCTAATCTGAAGGAGTGGCTGAGGGAGCAGTTTTGTGACCATCCGCTAGAGCACTGCGAGGACACCAGGCTCCATGATGCAGCCTGCGTGGGGGACCTCCAGACCCTCAGGAGCCTGTTACAAGAGGAGGGCTACCGGAGCCGCATCAACGAGAAATCTGTCTGGTGCTGTGGCTGGCTGCCCTGCACACCACTGCGAATCGCGGCCACTGCTGGCCGTGGGAACTGTGTGGACTTCCTGATCCAGAAGGGGGCCGAGGTGGATCTGGTGGATGTAAAGGGACAAGACTGCCCTGTATGTGGCTGTGGTGAACGGGCACCTGGAGAGTGCCCAGATCCTCCTTGAAGCCGGCGCTGACCCCAACGGAAGCCGGCACCATCGCAGTACGCCTGTCTACCACGCCTCTCGTGTGGGCAGGGCCGACATACTGAAGGCTCTCATCAGGTATGGGGCTGATGTCGATGTCAACCACCACCTGACTCCAGACATCCGGCCCCCTTTTTCCCCGGCGCCTCACCTCCTTGGTCGTCTGCCCCTTGTACATCAGCGCGGCCTACCACAACCTCCAGTGCTTCAAGCTGCTCCTCCAGGCTAGGGCGAACCCCGACTTCAACTGCAACGGCCCTGTCAACACGCAGGGCTTCTACAGGGGCTCCCCCGGGTGCGTCATGGATGCAGTCCTGCGTCATGGCTGTGAGGCGGCCTTTGTGAGCCTGCTCGTAGCGTGTGGAGCGAACCTGAACCTGGTGAAGTGGGAATCCTTGGGCCCAGAGTCGAGAGGCAGAAGGAAGGCCGACCCCGAGGCATTGCACGTCTTTAAAGAGGCCAGAAGTGTCCCCAGGACCTTGCTGAATCTGTGCAGTCTGGCCGTGAGAAGAGCTCTTGGCAAATACTGACTCCATCTGATTTCTTCGCTGCCTCTGCCAGACCCCATAAAGAAGTTTCTACTTTATGAGTAGAAGTCAAGGGCAGACGTTGATTGCGGTGAGGAAGAAGGCGATCTGCAGGGACAGCTGACATCGATTCTTGCCCTGTGAGCCACGccctgggctgctgcctcagTCCGATCTGGCTGTTGGTAGAGCAGGAATGGCTCATGGATTGGATTGTAATTCCAGCTCAGGTGCTTGGTCGGGGCATCACACAGTCCTTGGGTCATTGTCAGCCGAGAGGCTCATGCAAAACTTAATTTTGTTCTTCCCTAATATCTGTTTTGGATTTTCACAGTTGCATATTAATGAAAGGGGCCTTGAAATGGGTGCAGGTGGGGGTTGGAGGCCTGCTAATATCCCCAGTAGGGAAGACCCCTAGCACTTTCTAGAACTGttcttctgtttatatttttacttctcaATTTAATTGTTCAATTAAAGTTTTATAATACCCAAATGAAAAGAGAGTTTTGGTAAAAGAGTAGAATGCAGAAATGCAGTTCATGAACTTGCTAGTTTGTTTTCCCATCTCCTGGAGTTGACACATGGCATTTGTCATACATACTCTTCTTCCTTGCCACTTCGGTGTTCACTCCTAGTGGTGAGAGTGTCATATTCATTGTCTTCATTCAAGGATGGTTTCCTGGCCGCATGGATTAGCTGGGTTATCTCAGAGTCAATACCTGCATTTATTCAAAATCAAGAGAGGTAACGCTCAAACTTCCACCACGCTACACCTGTGCTGACACCTAACTGTGCCTAGCATCATGCCACCAGGTCTCATGAGTTCTCTGCCATCTCACCTGGGGAGCTTCCAGACGGTGACTGATTTTAGGAGGCCCACACCAAACTAGCCCTTAATTGACTGCCTACATTTGGACCAAGGACCGTCCAACAGCATCCACTGCCAGTTCTCACGGAAGAAAATACCTGCAGCTCTCCTGGTCCCTGCACTTACCAGAAAGTGGAAATTCACTTGTCCTCTGCGTGGTTCCAAGCTTTCAGTTGTTGGTGTCGAGTGGACAAAACATCTGGCGGTTGGTTGATCACTCTTCACTGTTTTGGACCTAATGTCTTGCGAGTTGCTCCTGGAACTTGAGAAAGGGGATAGCATTGAGGTCAGAAGTTTTCCCCTGACCTGTCGGGGTGGCTGCAAGGGAGAGAGATGGCATGGGTTATCCTCCCCAAGTCTGGGGCTCTGGGCAGGGTTCACTCTCACACCTGGGTGCAGCCAGGGATGTGGCTGTGAGTGCAGGTGGGCCAGCGGCTGCCTCTTCAGAGCGCTCGCTCCAGGCGCTGCTGTTTCCAGAGAAACCACGTGTGGTCATTTGAAGCCTGTGAGGCCCATTGTGTGGATCCACGGTGATTTTAACCTTTAGAAGTGTTTAGAAATGGGCAGATTTCAAATCTGTGTTTAGACTTTCTGTAATAAGAGAAATCTAATTTGTAAGCATTGAACTAATGATATGGGTTTATTTAATTATTGGCATCATTATATGTTTTAGCTGACCAGACAGGGACTGTCTGGTCATTGTCTTGTGCAGCTCGAGGACAGAATTGTAAAGCTCCCCTCCTGTGTCGTGGATGGGCTCTGACCTGTCCACGTATGTATGAGGTCCGAGGGGAGAAGTCCTTGGAGGATTCCGAGAGGAAGGTGCAGTCGCTGGAGGCTTTACTCAGCCGAAGTGACATCGTTCCCAGCTGTGACCGTGGCATAAATGTGGGATGGCTTCCTGAGGCCTGGGATTGGCTCTGTGTTGCTCCTAGAGGACCAGGGCCCTGGTTGGCTGGGTGCATTCAGAGCTCAGCGTCGGTCATAGTGAAGTCAGGAGAGTCCtcctgagagaggagaggagctgaGGGTGGAGGCCGGCTGAGAAGGCTGCAGCCAGAGCCAAGTGCTGCAGGGCCTTCAGCCCAGGAGGGGGCTAGGTGTGTGTGTCCTTCGAGGCACTCAGCGTGGAACCAGGACCAAAATTGGGCTGTGGCTAGGCCAGGAACTG
It encodes:
- the ASB1 gene encoding LOW QUALITY PROTEIN: ankyrin repeat and SOCS box protein 1 (The sequence of the model RefSeq protein was modified relative to this genomic sequence to represent the inferred CDS: deleted 3 bases in 3 codons; substituted 1 base at 1 genomic stop codon), with the protein product MVEGGGPGGRAGPGGVRSAGPNLKEWLREQFCDHPLEHCEDTRLHDAACVGDLQTLRSLLQEEGYRSRINEKSVWCCGWLPCTPLRIAATAGRGNCVDFLIQKGAEVDLVDVKGQTALYVAVVNGHLESAQILLEAGADPNGSRHHRSTPVYHASRVGRADILKALIRYGADVDVNHHLTPDIRPPFSRRLTSLVVCPLYISAAYHNLQCFKLLLQARANPDFNCNGPVNTQGFYRGSPGCVMDAVLRHGCEAAFVSLLVACGANLNLVKWESLGPESRGRRKADPEALHVFKEARSVPRTLLNLCSLAVRRALGKYXLHLISSLPLPDPIKKFLLYE